From the genome of Rhododendron vialii isolate Sample 1 chromosome 10a, ASM3025357v1:
tattttttatttatgaaagaaattgagaaatgagaatgtataATAgccaattttttatcaaatcaaaataaaattattaaaattataagtagtTATACGCGAATAATTACgaataatattcaaaataaggtatatgcaaaataaaattttaaaactcggatGCTCGGAGGGTCGGGACCGGGCCCCAACATAGCGGCCCCCTGCTCCAACATACCTCCGCCCTTGCATGTATGCGGCCCCCCGAGCCCCAACACAGTTTCGCCGCCCTTGCATGTATTCAAGATTTCACACTAATGATATATACACATATGTACTAAGCAGCGGAATGTTAAACGATATATATGTCGCGTACCCCCAGACTTTTCTACTCcctcctttcctttttttgtgtccagtattccattttgggctgtcccttaataagtgtccattttgtaaagttaggggggtaaaagttggtgtattgtctattttgtccctaaagtagattttattttgaaaagttagtgagtaaaagtgtaatgatgatgggtaaatagggaaagtggaggaaaaagttgatgtgaaaagtgtaatgatgatgtctttttaataagttggaattacgaagcaggacacttaaaaagggacggatgaaatatttttttctttttgatccgTGCCCCAGACTTTTTCTTGTTTAAGATTTCATTCACATGATGatattcctttttgttttgatccgCATGATGTTCCTTTAGTAcagcaaaaacaaaacacaatagtaaattaaaaaacaaaaaaaaaacatgtgcaGTGCAGAGGTTGCCAAAAGAATCTCAAGAAAAACCCCACTAGAGATTACCAAACCCTGTCcttattagagcatccgcaccaACCTGGTTAAACCAGCTCTTATCGCTATTATAGCGAGAAAGTCATCCAAAACCAGTGAGCATCAGCCTCGCTGACAACTCGGAGAAAACTAAAGTAGCTACAGTTCCTCGTTTATGTAAAGGAGCCCCTGTTCATTCGGTAAGcattactttattattattctgTTGCATCTCAACTTGCAGCCTGTTTGATTGTACGTGTACTATATGAAACATGAATAAAGAAGAATAAAGAATCAATATTGTAATGgcaaaattttaatataaagagCCTGATGTagtagatattttaaaagtgagtaactaaagtaaaaaaataattttttaaggtataatttggtccaaaatttaaaaaggcTTGTGCGGATGCCCTTATAGCAATTATTGCTCTGACGGGCTGAAGTCCCCACGTCGTGCTCTACCATCCACCAAACCCTTATCTAGTTGGAGTACTAGGAGTCTAGGAGTATGGGTTTAAGTCGGCTTGTAAGCTCTGGACTACACATATTAAAGTCTGACTGGTAAACCCTTAATATATGCACGGCCCGTTCGTCAACGGGATATAGATGATAACTATAGCGAATATAGTGTCGCTCTAGATAGCATTTTTGAACTACTTATATTCGGTGTTTGTTGCCCGAATGTAGAAGAGAGATATGATATTCTTGAATTGTATATTCGTCTAGAGCCGAATATAATAATGACACCTccctttatttttattatatatgtCTTCATATACTGCTTTGTAACTACGAAAATGCTATATTTCCTGTTAATtctatatccatctcaaaacaaACCTTACTATATAGATATCTAGTCTTCAATAATTACTCATACAAACCATATAATATATATTCCCATTTATCATATCTCCACCCATAATATATCCACCGAAAACAAACTCGGTCGGGAAACGGCCCGTTGCATCTTGTAGATAACTCCGTCCAAGCAATTTTTATAGTACTAATTCATCTCCCTTGTTCCCAAAGTAACGTTGAATTGTCTAGTCTAAATTCATTTAGCTAGCGTATGTAAGTTGTGTAACTCAAATTAATCTCTACCatatacttcaaaaaaaaaagagttcattTGGATTGGATCTAATTTTAGATCGATCCTATCATTGCTGTTGTTTCTTGTTCCGTCATAGGGTAGGCTTCCCATGTTATACGTCTTTGAACTAGATGGGAAAGGTGACGAGGATTAATTCATTCGGCCTAATcagccaaatggcttttttttttttttcttatttaatttttttttgcatttgtcagtttttcgtcaatttttttgtaaattattgatttgtcatgatgtgaggaatctaaaaagtaaaataattacaatcgaaatcaattttttttaataaagaagaaaaaattggcttaattttgtttttatccaaaaaattatttaggtttcgatcataattttttactttttagatttctctcgtcataacgaagcaataattcaaaaaaaattgacaaaaaaactaacaaatgcgaaaaaaatttaaataaagatgaaaaaaacaaGCCGAATGACCCCTACTTTGGATAATATTTTCCTACTCCGAATGAATTCCTATTTAAACACGGCGAAATTGCATTTCAGAAATGATAGGTGGCAGGTTTTAGTTCATAAGGTAATAATTAAGCTGGCTTACTAACTTCAGATAATATCTTCCTAttcaaaaatactactcccAATCATACACGGCAACATTGAGATTTGAAAAGAGTAGTGTTGCGGACACAGATTCAGACACAAATGTATGCAGAACCCTTCGATGCACGTGAAATTGGCCATGTACATCGGACGGCTTTGAACATGTCTGTTTTCGTATTTATAGCTAAACTGTGAATGCATGTCCTTTTCTCACGCCTTAATAGTTGTCAAATTGTAATTATGAATGGCGAGATTATTCAGTGACTCTTGAACATTCTGATGTGAAAATTTATTCAGTGTCGGAATGTTGCgattgtaaaaaaatcaacccAAAACTAGTAAGAATtaagaaaaaacataaaaacgaAGCGGTCAACGTCTGAGATTTAGGAATTTGCTCATTATTAAGCTTTTAGATTCGAACTTATTAGGTGTTATCAAATTCTTTGGGATCAATCCACACATAGCTTTACACCGGCTTAAATGGGCTTTCCATAAGTCGGCGATGAGATCGATTAAGCTtcagaattaattgagatgcgtGTATATTGGGCTATGCACTCGAGTCATTTGAAAAGAGTGGGcctaaaaattctaaaaaagttaAGCCAAGGTGGCCTCCTCAATAATTTCCCCAGATTGGAATGTAGTGCCGTGTATCGCCATTTATTTCGTTGTAATCATGTGAGTAATGAAGCAGCCGAGTGGGTGTCGAAAACGATGTGTCCAATGGTGTGCCTTTTTTTAACACATTTTCCATGCATTCTTGGCCGTCATTTGGGATAATTCCGCAAGACAGTATTTTTTGTGCCGAAAATTTTTGTATCCCAAGAAATTTTTTATCCgttgaatttaaaacataaaaaattcaacgttTGGAAAAATCCTCGGCACAGAAGCACATAAATTTTTCGAGACATAAGAGATTGgaccccaaatcacataaatttTCGGAACATAAGAGATCGGACCCCAAATCCCACAGGAGAAAATTaatgtttgtactttgtactatATAAATACACGGAATTCCCCAGCTCCATCACACCACCCAAAAAAACTCCTTATTCTACTCTCTTGCTATTTCAAGAGGTAGCTGCCCAGTTTTCGGATTAGGTGTTGCACTTATcactgcctctctctctctctctctctctctctctctctctcatacacgcgcgcgcgcacacacagaCAGAGTATCTACAATGGATGCCGTACCACGAGATGGGTATTCCATAACAATACCACTCTTGGTTGACAAGGATGAGAAGGAGCAGGACAAGCTCTGTGTGAAGGAAGCTGAGGGAAACACCTCCTTTTTCAAGACCTGTTTCAATGGACTCAACGCTTTGTCAGGTTTGATGGATttttgtttgtgatttttttgctcttttttccCCCTATCAATTGGGTTGATTGCTTTATGGTCTGGAGCCACCACTGGACCCCTACATTGCAAATCCCACTTTCTTTGTCTACCTAATTTGATCTAGGGATCTGACATGTAATCTATATGACATAAGATGAATAGATTTAGTTAAATTACAAATCCATTAGGTTCTGATTAAGATCTTTGAGATTTACTGTGCTATAGGAACTGATTGTGATTGAAGCGCTTCAGAAAACATTTTGGCCGTTTCTTGATTTCCCTGTTTGAGGATATACCCACAGCACCCTGTTTGgctgctgagaaaaaaaaaaagatcgaatGAATTGAAGCCCAATACAAGTAATTTTCGTAATTGCTGAAGTTTTCGCTATTTGGGTACGCAAACAACCATCTTGTTAGAatcgtttgttttttttataaccggatgtccgggcGAGCTTCCGTATGAAGCTAATGACCTCAAGGaggacaaacacttattagCTTTCTCATGCATGCTTACTTGAccaaaccccttggggtttGTTAGAAACTTATAACTGTTTGTTCATAGTAATCTTGATCAGATTGAAGCAGTGGGTAGATGGGCAAATCATGTGGGATGTAGTTGAGGGTCTAAGAAAGGTTTATAAAGTTTTATTCGCTAGCGGAAACTAAGGAATTTTGAGCCAAATAAGGTTATAGAAATCTCCCTTTCTGCTTGTCTTTGATATGCGTACAAAAGGTAGTAAATTATCAAATAGATATGAACAATTGACTTAAGAGGGTGCATCAAAAGCTCCTTCTCATCAAAGGGAAAAGCCAGTCTTCTTTCTGTTTGTATTCCTCTTTTTAGTCTTTGTTCTTCCTGAAAAAGTCTTGGAGCCACTGGAGGTTTGCTCGGTCCGGACTCTGACATAAATTGAGGTGCACTTAAGCCGCCCGAACAAATGGTCGTAAAAATGGATGAAGAGAGAATGTAGTAGTTCTGTTTAATGGACGTGAATAATTTGATCACTAAATATGATATTCTAGTTTTGGTAATGAGTAAGTGAAATCCATCCTGTTTCTATAATAGCTTTCCTGCAGAAAACAACTGATAGTACTGTTAGTTTCCATAAACCATTTTACCAGTTAGACTTCTTTGTGCACTCTCAAATCTATTCTCATTTCCCCTACCAATTTTCTTCAGAAATAAATTTTCTGTACTACATTGACTTAAGAAACTACAATAAATCCTCTTTGTTCTATTCCTCAGGTGTCGGAATACTTTCAGTTCCCTATGCACTATCATCAGGAGGGTGGTTGAGCTTACTACTACTTTTTGTCATCGCTGCTGTCACCTTCTATACCGGCTTGCTAATAAAGAGATGTATGGATGTAGATCCACACGTTAGAAGTTATCCAGACATAGGCGAGCTAGCATTTGGAAACAAGGGAAGAATGGTGGTATCGGTTTTCATGAACATGGAGCTCTACTTGGTTGCCACAGGTTTCTTGATTCTAGAAGGTGACAATTTACAAAATCTCTTGCCGGGTGTGGGAGTTGAGATTGCTGGAGTACCAGTTGGTGGAAAACAAATGTTTGTTGTAATTGTCGCCCTCGTTATACTGCCAACAGTCTGGTTGAGTAACATGAACGTCATCTCTTTTATATCTGCTAGCGGAGTTTTAGCTTCTGTTATCATCTTAGGCTCGATTGTGTGGGCCGGAGCGCATGATGGTATTGGATTTGAACAGAAAGGAACACTCCTCAACTGGAAGGGAATACCTACCGCCGTCAGCTTATATGCATTCTGCTATTGTGCCCATCCAGTTTTTCCCACCCTTTACACTTCCatggaaaacaaaaagcaaTTCTCCAAGGTAAAGTGCTTGAATCGTTTGAGAGAACCTAATCTTTTTGGTTATTACTTTGGAGTAAAACACCCTGAAAATACTGTACTAGTTAGGGTTGAGATTTTAGAAATTGGAGAAAATTCAATGAGTTTAAAAACAAGCACTTTGATGataatttcattttgtagagtttcgTTTGATTTTATTCAACTTGTGGGGTCTATTTTGTAATGACTCCACCATACTGAATTCTGGGGTCGCCACTGGTTTGTGTTACCAAATTTCACTCTGTTTTGCTCTGTTGCAGGTGTTGCTCCTATGCTTTCTCTTCTGTACTGTTACCTATGCATCAATGGCAGTAGCTGGGTTCCTGATGTTTGGTTCCAGCGTACAGTCGCAGATAACACTAAACCTCCCAACCAAAACATTCAGCTCAAAAGTGGCAATATACACCACCTTAGTCAATCCTGTTGCTAAATATGCACTGATGGTAACACCAATAGTGAACGCTATCGAAAATCGCTTCCGGGCATACTACAGTAAAAAGCCGATTAGCTTCTTGATCAGATCCACCTTGGTGATCAGCACTGTCATCGTAGCCCTGTCCATCCCCTTTTTCGGGGATCTAATGTCACTTGTCGGAGCATTTCTGAGCGTCACAGCTTCGATTATACTTCCATGCTTGTGTTACTTGAAGATATCTGGCACTTACCGAAGACTGGGATTTGAACCCATTGTTATCGAGTTCATCGTGTTACTGGGTATTGCGATTGTTATCGTTGGAACTTACACTTCTGTTCTAGAAATATTAGGGCATTTGTAAGCAATATCTGTCTCTGCTGACTTTGAAGTTGATTTCAGTTTTGTAAGGCACTTGTATGTTACTAATAGACAGAAAAGTCTTGGGCTCAGTGATAGTGTTTGTATGGCAATCTCAAGAACTTCTTTTAGTTACAATTAAGCTTTTG
Proteins encoded in this window:
- the LOC131304353 gene encoding amino acid transporter AVT1J-like isoform X1 — encoded protein: MDAVPRDGYSITIPLLVDKDEKEQDKLCVKEAEGNTSFFKTCFNGLNALSGVGILSVPYALSSGGWLSLLLLFVIAAVTFYTGLLIKRCMDVDPHVRSYPDIGELAFGNKGRMVVSVFMNMELYLVATGFLILEGDNLQNLLPGVGVEIAGVPVGGKQMFVVIVALVILPTVWLSNMNVISFISASGVLASVIILGSIVWAGAHDGIGFEQKGTLLNWKGIPTAVSLYAFCYCAHPVFPTLYTSMENKKQFSKVLLLCFLFCTVTYASMAVAGFLMFGSSVQSQITLNLPTKTFSSKVAIYTTLVNPVAKYALMVTPIVNAIENRFRAYYSKKPISFLIRSTLVISTVIVALSIPFFGDLMSLVGAFLSVTASIILPCLCYLKISGTYRRLGFEPIVIEFIVLLGIAIVIVGTYTSVLEILGHL
- the LOC131304353 gene encoding amino acid transporter AVT1J-like isoform X2 translates to MDVDPHVRSYPDIGELAFGNKGRMVVSVFMNMELYLVATGFLILEGDNLQNLLPGVGVEIAGVPVGGKQMFVVIVALVILPTVWLSNMNVISFISASGVLASVIILGSIVWAGAHDGIGFEQKGTLLNWKGIPTAVSLYAFCYCAHPVFPTLYTSMENKKQFSKVLLLCFLFCTVTYASMAVAGFLMFGSSVQSQITLNLPTKTFSSKVAIYTTLVNPVAKYALMVTPIVNAIENRFRAYYSKKPISFLIRSTLVISTVIVALSIPFFGDLMSLVGAFLSVTASIILPCLCYLKISGTYRRLGFEPIVIEFIVLLGIAIVIVGTYTSVLEILGHL